The Flavobacterium sp. 20NA77.7 genome includes the window TGATCTTCTACTTCATATTTTCCAAGTTCTTTTTGCGTGCATTTTTTAAATGCAGCGCCTTTAAATCCAGTTCCTCTACCATCTACACATGCTACAATATAGCCTTTTTGAGCCAACATAAAATACCAATAATCATTAGTTCCGTTCCATGAGTTGGCTACTTGTTGAGAACCAGGTCCAGAGTATTGAAACATTAATAAAGGATATTTTTTAGAAGCATCAAAATCTTTTGGTTTAATTATCCAAGCATTTAGCTGATGTCCTTTTTCTGTAGTTAGCGCGAAAAATTCTTTGGGAGCAACGTTGTATTTAGCTAATTTAGCTTCCACCAACTCATTGGACTGAATTTTTTTAATTTCTGCACCTGTTTTGGAATCATTTAATGAAAAATAAGGTGCTGTAGTTGCACTTGAATAGGTATTAATAAAATACTGGAAATTTGGACTAAATGTAGCATTATTAGTTCCTGTTTTTTGGCTTAATCGCGCTTTTCCTTTTCCGTCTAATTTTATAGCATAAACATCTCTATTTATAGAACCATTTTCAACAGATTGATAATAAATCATTTTGCTTTTTTCGTCAAATCCATAATAGGCCGTTACTTCCCAATTGCCTTTAGTAATTTGTTTCTTCAACTTACCTGTTGCATCATATAAATAAATATGATTAAACCCGTCTTTTTCTGAAGTCCAAATAAAACTGTTATCTTTTAAAAACGTTAAATTATCTGTTACATCAACATAAGCAGTATCTTTTTCATTGAGAACAATTTTTGTTGTACCCGTGGTTGTATCTATAAAATGAAGATCTAAATTGTTTTGATGACGATTCATCACTTGAGCACTTAATGTGTTAGCCTCGCTAGTCCATTTAATTCTAGGAATATAAAAATCTTGATAATTTCCTAAATTGATTTGTTGTGTTTTTGCTAATTTCACATCATAAATATGTAAAGAAACATCAGCGTTTTTTTCACCTGCTTTTGGGTATTTGAATACACTTTGTGTAGGGTATAATCCTTCATTGTATAAATCCATTGAAAATTCGGGTACTTGTGATTCATCAAAACGAATGAAGGCTAATTTTGTACCGTCAGCATTCCAGTCAAATGCTTTTACAAAAGCAAATTCTTCTTCATAAACCCAATCTGTAATTCCATTAATAATTGCGTTTCTTTTTCCGTCTGTTGTAATTTGAGTATGTTTAGTAGTTGCTAAATCACATACATATAAATTATTTTCAAAAGCATACGCTACCTTAGTGCCATCGGGTGAAAAGGTAGGTTCTTGGATAGCTTTATCTGAAAACTGAGTTAATTTCTTCGTTGCAATATCATACAAGTAATAAATAGCAGTAAACGAATGTCTAAAAATAGGACTTGTATTTGTAGCTAAAAGCATTTTTTGTTCTTTAGCATCAAACGTATAACTATCAATACCTTCGAGTTCTTTATGATTTTTTGTATCAATCAACGTAGCTACTTTATTTAATGTGGCGTAATCATACAGATCTATTTGCATGCTTTTTGTTGCTCTATCAAAATTTAAAACAGTATACTGATTGGTATTTTTCATGGCTTGTAATTCATCCATGCCTTTTGTTCTAAAAGCACCTCCCCAAATTTCTTCAAGGGTCAATTTTTGTTGTGCTACTACTGATAATGAGGTAAATACTACTAAGAATAGATATTTAATTGCTGATTTCATGATATTTATTTAAAAAAACATCCAATTTTAAGGAAAATTTATCAATTGGCAATGAAAAATATACGTTTTGTGATTTTTTAGTATTAATTGATTTTATTAAAACGACTTGTCAATACTATTTTTTACCTTTGTCTTTCAATATAGATACATATGCAAAAGGAAATTAGTTTTTCTAAGTTAACCAAAGAAGATAAAATCAACTGGATTACATCTACTTATTTTTCAAATCCAGATGAAGCAAAAAGGGTGCTAAAACAATATTGGAACAACGAAGAAGCACTACAAAAACTTCACGATGAATTTATTGAAAATACGCTAACTAATTATTATCTGCCATTGGGTGTTGCTCCTAATTTTTCCATTAATGGAAAAAATTACACACTACCAATGGCGATAGAGGAAAGTTCAGTTGTAGCAGCGGCGAGTAAAGCGGCAAAATTTTGGAATGCTCGAGGCGGATTTAAAGCTACTGTATTAGGTACTGAAAAAATTGGGCAAGTACATTTTATCTATAAAGGAGACAAAAGTAAATTGCAAAATTATTTTAATTTTATAAAACCCGCTTTGTTTTCTGATACAGCTAACATTACAAAAAATATGCAAAAACGAGGTGGCGGAATCAAATCGCTTACCTTGGTTGATAAAACTGCTGAACTAGAAAATTACTATCAAATTCATGCAACTTTTGAAACAAAAGATAGTATGGGAGCTAATTTTATTAATTCCTGTTTAGAACAATTTGCCAAAACATTTAAATCTAATGCCACAGCATATAGCCCTTTTTCTCCACTAGAAAGTGACATTTTAATTGTGATGAGCATTTTGAGTAATTTTGTGCCAGATTGTGTTGTAAGAGCCGAAGTATCCTGTCCTGTTTCAGAATTGAATGAAGATAAAAATATATCGCCCGAATTATTTGCAGAAAAATTTGTTACTGCTGTAAAAATTGCCGAAATTGAACCTTACAGAGCCGTTACGCACAATAAAGGTATAATGAATGGTGTTGATGCTGTTGTATTGGCTACCGGAAATGATTTTAGAGCTGTAGAAGCAGGTGTTCATGCGTATGCAAGTAAAAATGGAACGTATAGCAGTTTATCTCATGCAAAAATTGAAAACGGCATCTTTACTTTTTGGTTAGATATTCCTTTAGCATTAGGAACAGTTGGCGGCTTAACGAGTCTGCATCCATTAGTTAAATTTTCTTTAGAAATGCTTGGAAACCCTTCTGCAGAAGAATTAATGAAAATTGTTGCCGTTGCTGGATTAGCTCAAAATTTTGCTGCCCTTCGTTCATTA containing:
- a CDS encoding S9 family peptidase; translated protein: MKSAIKYLFLVVFTSLSVVAQQKLTLEEIWGGAFRTKGMDELQAMKNTNQYTVLNFDRATKSMQIDLYDYATLNKVATLIDTKNHKELEGIDSYTFDAKEQKMLLATNTSPIFRHSFTAIYYLYDIATKKLTQFSDKAIQEPTFSPDGTKVAYAFENNLYVCDLATTKHTQITTDGKRNAIINGITDWVYEEEFAFVKAFDWNADGTKLAFIRFDESQVPEFSMDLYNEGLYPTQSVFKYPKAGEKNADVSLHIYDVKLAKTQQINLGNYQDFYIPRIKWTSEANTLSAQVMNRHQNNLDLHFIDTTTGTTKIVLNEKDTAYVDVTDNLTFLKDNSFIWTSEKDGFNHIYLYDATGKLKKQITKGNWEVTAYYGFDEKSKMIYYQSVENGSINRDVYAIKLDGKGKARLSQKTGTNNATFSPNFQYFINTYSSATTAPYFSLNDSKTGAEIKKIQSNELVEAKLAKYNVAPKEFFALTTEKGHQLNAWIIKPKDFDASKKYPLLMFQYSGPGSQQVANSWNGTNDYWYFMLAQKGYIVACVDGRGTGFKGAAFKKCTQKELGKYEVEDQIDAAKVFGKYTYIDASRIGIWGWSYGGFMASNCLFQGADVFKTAIAVAPVTSWRYYDSIYTERYMQTPQENASGYDNNSPINHVSKLKGNFLLVHGTADDNVHVQNSMKMIEALVQANKQFDWAIYPDKNHGIYGGKTRLQLYTKMTNFILEKL
- a CDS encoding hydroxymethylglutaryl-CoA reductase, degradative translates to MQKEISFSKLTKEDKINWITSTYFSNPDEAKRVLKQYWNNEEALQKLHDEFIENTLTNYYLPLGVAPNFSINGKNYTLPMAIEESSVVAAASKAAKFWNARGGFKATVLGTEKIGQVHFIYKGDKSKLQNYFNFIKPALFSDTANITKNMQKRGGGIKSLTLVDKTAELENYYQIHATFETKDSMGANFINSCLEQFAKTFKSNATAYSPFSPLESDILIVMSILSNFVPDCVVRAEVSCPVSELNEDKNISPELFAEKFVTAVKIAEIEPYRAVTHNKGIMNGVDAVVLATGNDFRAVEAGVHAYASKNGTYSSLSHAKIENGIFTFWLDIPLALGTVGGLTSLHPLVKFSLEMLGNPSAEELMKIVAVAGLAQNFAALRSLTTSGIQQGHMKMHLNNILNQHQATKEEKEKVMAYFADQTVSHNLVVDYLERLRASK